One stretch of Ananas comosus cultivar F153 linkage group 6, ASM154086v1, whole genome shotgun sequence DNA includes these proteins:
- the LOC109712223 gene encoding esterase AGAP003155-like: protein MGSVGAAAEEEHPQREGAVGTVPRFLCLHGFRTSGEIMRTQVTGKWPGDVTSRLDLVFADAPFPGLGKSEVDGIFPPPYYEWFQFDKGFMEYKNFDACLAYIEELMIEHGPIDGLMGFSQGAILSAALPGLQARGAALTRVPKVKCVVIIGGAKFQSPAVAEKAYATKIECPSLHFIGDADFLKQHGETLLESFVDPYVIRHPKGHTVPRIDDASMETMLNFLNKIENDLNDFVEDATTFEQEEVA from the exons ATGGGGAGCgtcggcgcggcggcggaggaggagcatCCGCAGCGGGAGGGGGCGGTGGGGACGGTGCCTCGGTTTCTGTGCCTGCACGGGTTCCGCACGAGCGGGGAGATTATGCGGACGCAGGTGACGGGGAAGTGGCCCGGTGACGTCACCTCCCGGCTCGACCtcgtcttcgccgacgccccATTCCCCGGCCTCGGCAAGTCCGAGGTCGACGGCATCTTCCCCCCGCCCTACTACGAGTGGTTCCAATTCGACAAG GGGTTTATGGAGTATAAGAACTTCGATGCGTGCCTCGCGTACATCGAGGAGCTGATGATCGAGCACGGACCCATCGATGGCCTCATGGGATTCTCTCAG GGGGCGATTCTCTCCGCCGCGTTGCCGGGTCTGCAAGCCAGG ggggCGGCGTTAACGAGGGTTCCGAAGGTGAAGTGCGTGGTGATCATCGGAGGGGCGAAGTTCCAGTCACCGGCGGTGGCGGAGAAGGCCTACGCCACCAAGATCGAGTGCCCCTCCCTCCACTTCATAG GTGATGCGGACTTCTTAAAGCAACACGGGGAAACGCTTCTCGAATCGTTCGTAGATCCTTACGTCATCCGCCATCCGAAGGGCCATACAGTCCCTAGAATTG ATGATGCAAGTATGGAAACGATGCTCAATTTCCTAAACAAGATTGAAAATGATTTGAATGATTTTGTTGAAGATGCAACAACTTTTGAGCAGGAGGAGGTTGCTTAG
- the LOC109711652 gene encoding transport inhibitor response 1-like protein: MREEASEMSEDEEAGGAKERWAPDLGGGGEGGGSAVPFSDRVLEIVLENVLQFLTSRRDRNAASLVCRSWYRAEAQTRRDLFIGNCYAVAPRRATERFRGVRSIVLKGKPRFADFSLVPYGWGAHFSSWLFAMAPVYPWLERICLKRMTIADDDLSRIAHSFPLFKDLTLICCDGFSTVGLAIIADKCRHLRVLDLIEDYLEDEDDDEVVDWISRFPETTTSLESLVFDCVAGAFNFEALEALVARSPGLRRLRVNHHVTLEQLRRLMARAPQLTHLGTGAFRSGSVGAEAELDLTSSFAASKSLVCLSGFREVEPEYLPAIYLVCANLTSLNFSFANLTAEELKPVIQHCRNLRTFWVLDTVGDEGLLAVSQACRDLRELRVFPLDATEDSEGSVSDIGLQAISEGCRKLQSILYFCQQMTNAAVIAMSKNCPDLVVFRLCIMGRHRPDRITGEPMDEGFGAIVMNCKKLTRLSVSGLLTDKALAYIGKYGKLVRTLSVAFAGNSDLGLRYVLEGCSGLQKLEIRDSPFSDSALLCGVHHYYNMRFLWMNSCKLSMRGCKDVAERLPNLIVEVITDGTTNDAEEVERLYMYRSLEGPRNDAPPFVKIL; the protein is encoded by the exons ATGAGAGAGGAGGCCTCGGAGATGTCGGAGGACGAGGAAGCGGGCGGGGCGAAGGAGCGGTGGGCGCCCGATCTCGgcggagggggagagggagggggatcGGCGGTGCCGTTCTCGGACAGGGTGCTGGAGATAGTGCTGGAGAACGTGCTGCAGTTCCTGACGTCGCGGCGCGACCGCAACGCGGCGTCGCTGGTGTGCCGGTCCTGGTACCGCGCGGAGGCGCAGACGCGGCGCGACCTCTTCATCGGGAACTGCTACGCGGTGGCGCCGCGGCGCGCCACGGAGCGATTCCGCGGCGTGCGGTCGATCGTGCTCAAGGGCAAGCCCCGGTTCGCGGACTTCAGCTTGGTGCCCTACGGGTGGGGCGCGCACTTCTCCTCCTGGCTCTTCGCCATGGCCCCCGTCTACCCCTGGCTCGAGAGGATCTGCCTCAAGCGGATGACCATCGCCGACGACGACCTCTCCCGAATCGCCCACTCCTTCCCCCTTTTCAAAGACCTCACTTTGATCTGCTGCGACGGCTTCAGCACCGTCGGCCTCGCCATCATCGCCGACAAGTGCAG GCATCTCCGAGTGTTAGATCTGATAGAGGACTACTTggaggacgaggacgacgacgaggtcGTTGATTGGATCTCCAGGTTTCCGGAAACCACCACTAGTTTGGAATCGCTTGTGTTCGACTGCGTGGCGGGCGCCTTCAATTTCGAAGCCCTAGAGGCCCTCGTCGCGCGCTCCCCGGGGCTCCGGCGGCTGCGGGTGAACCACCACGTCACGCTGGAGCAGCTCCGCCGCCTGATGGCGCGGGCGCCGCAGCTCACGCACCTCGGCACCGGGGCCTTCCGATCTGGCAGCGTTGGAGCTGAGGCGGAGTTAGACCTCACATCATCCTTCGCCGCATCCAAGTCGCTCGTTTGCTTGTCAGGGTTCAGGGAGGTCGAGCCCGAATACCTCCCTGCAATTTACCTGGTCTGTGCCAACCTCACCTCCCTCAACTTCAGCTTCGCCAACCTCACCGCTGAGGAGCTCAAGCCTGTCATCCAGCACTGCCGCAATCTCCGCACTTTCTGG GTTCTTGATACAGTGGGTGATGAAGGCCTCCTAGCCGTATCGCAGGCGTGCAGGGACCTCCGGGAACTCAGAGTGTTCCCCTTAGACGCCACAGAGGACTCTGAGGGTTCCGTGTCGGATATTGGCCTTCAGGCCATCTCAGAAGGCTGTAGGAAGCTCCAATCCATCTTGTACTTTTGCCAGCAAATGACCAATGCAGCAGTTATAGCCATGTCCAAGAACTGCCCCGATCTTGTGGTCTTCCGCCTCTGCATCATGGGCCGCCACCGCCCTGACCGGATCACCGGGGAGCCCATGGACGAGGGTTTTGGCGCTATCGTCATGAATTGCAAGAAGCTGACTAGACTTTCAGTATCTGGTTTGCTCACGGATAAAGCACTTGCGTACATCGGGAAGTATGGGAAGTTGGTGAGAACTCTATCTGTTGCTTTTGCTGGGAATAGTGATTTGGGGCTAAGGTATGTGCTAGAAGGTTGCTCTGGATTGCAGAAGCTCGAGATCAGGGATAGTCCCTTCAGCGATTCGGCATTGCTCTGTGGGGTTCACCACTATTACAACATGCGGTTCTTGTGGATGAATTCATGCAAGCTGTCCATGAGGGGCTGCAAGGATGTGGCTGAGAGGTTGCCTAATTTGATAGTTGAAGTGATAACTGATGGTACTACAAATGATGCTGAGGAAGTTGAGAGGTTGTATATGTATCGGTCTCTAGAGGGTCCAAGGAATGATGCACCACCTTTTGTGAAAATCTTGTAG
- the LOC109711165 gene encoding GLABRA2 expression modulator-like, producing the protein MDPSSVHPDKVRSDPPSDPAPPPKVAADDPALSPPPPKNVTWSTDLTREGHPAAAAAAAAESNPNVISSPAQSSAKSTVDTVKNALARWGKKVGETTKKAEDLSRNTWQHLKTGPSFAEAAMGRIAQGTKVIAEGGYDRIFQQTFEALPEEQLRKSFACYLSTSAGPVMGILYLSTEKLAFCSDNPLSYKDGDKTEWSYYKVVIPLNQLRVANPSISRANSAEKYIQIVSVDNHEFWFMGFLNYNSAVESLQEALISARDSQP; encoded by the exons ATGGATCCAAGCTCCGTTCACCCCGACAAGGTGCGCTCCGATCCTCCCTCCGACCCCGCCCCGCCCCCCAAGGTCGCCGCCGACGACCCCGCGCtgtctccgccgccgccgaagaaCGTCACCTGGAGCACCGATCTCACGCGGGAGGGCCatcccgcggcggcggcggcggcggcggcggagtcgAATCCCAACGTCATTTCCTCCCCCGCCCAATCCTCCGCGAAGA GCACGGTGGACACAGTGAAAAACGCACTCGCGAGATGGGGCAAAAAAGTTGGGGAAACGACGAAGAAGGCGGAGGATCTGTCGCGAAATACTTGGCAACACT TGAAAACAGGACCTAGTTTTGCTGAAGCTGCAATGGGAAGGATTGCTCAAGGAACCAAAGTCATAGCAGAAGGTGGCTATGACAGGATATTTCAGCAAACATTTGAAGCACTGCCGGAAGAGCAACTTAGGAAGTCTTTTGCATGCTATCTATCAACATCTGCTGGTCCTGTTATGGGGATTTTGTACTTATCTACAGAGAAACTTGCGTTCTGTAGCGACAATCCTCTTTCATACAAAGATGGAGATAAAACAGAATGGAGTTATTATAAG GTGGTGATTCCTTTGAATCAACTAAGGGTAGCTAATCCCTCAATAAGTAGAGCAAATTCTGCTGAAAAGTATATCCAGATCGTCTCTGTGGACAATCAcgagttttggttcatgggtttTCTAAACTACAACAGTGCTGTAGAGAGTCTTCAAGAGGCTTTGATTAGTGCACGTGACTCGCAACCTTAG
- the LOC109711914 gene encoding zinc-finger homeodomain protein 2, producing the protein MEFEEQEEEEGEEMGMGMEMETPSAAAANSGRPGGGGGVAGVVGGWSGQQQQRQQQRQQQRQQRKAAGGVGMGRYRECLKNHAVGIGGHAVDGCGEFMPAGEDGTLDGLRCAACGCHRNFHRKDPAAHPGQLALPSSSGGHSRSREEGEDGGGGGGGSTSGGRKRFRTKFTQEQKDKMLAFAERVGWRIQKHDEAAVQQFCDEACIHRHVLKVWMHNNKNTLGKKP; encoded by the coding sequence aTGGAGTTCgaggagcaggaggaggaggagggggaggagatggggatggggatggaGATGGAAACTCCTTCGGCTGCTGCGGCGAATTCCGGCAGacccggcggcggaggaggagttGCTGGAGTTGTCGGGGGGTGGTCgggacagcagcagcagcggcagcagcagcggcagcagcagcggcagcagcggaAGGCGGCCGGGGGAGTGGGGATGGGGAGGTATAGGGAGTGCCTGAAGAACCACGCGGTGGGCATCGGGGGCCACGCCGTGGACGGCTGCGGCGAGTTCATGCCTGCCGGCGAGGACGGCACCCTCGACGGCCTCCGCTGCGCCGCCTGCGGCTGCCACCGCAACTTCCACCGCAAAGACCCNGCGGCGCATCCGGGGCAGCTGGCGCTGCCGTCGAGCTCGGGGGGCCACAGCAGGAGCAGGGAGGAGGGcgaggacggcggcggcggcgggggcgggtcGACGTCGGGGGGCAGGAAGCGGTTCCGGACCAAGTTCACGCAGGAGCAGAAGGACAAGATGCTGGCGTTCGCGGAGCGCGTGGGCTGGCGGATCCAGAAGCACGACGAGGCCGCCGTGCAGCAGTTCTGCGACGAGGCCTGCATCCACCGCCACGTCCTCAAAGTCTGGATGCACAACAACAAGAACACCCTCGGCAAGAAACCCTAA